In the Lepus europaeus isolate LE1 chromosome 18, mLepTim1.pri, whole genome shotgun sequence genome, one interval contains:
- the MPRIP gene encoding myosin phosphatase Rho-interacting protein isoform X1: protein MSAAKENPCRKFQANIFNKSKCQNCFKPRESHLLNDEDLTQAKPIYGGWLLLAPDGTDFDNPVHRSRKWQRRFFILYEHGLLRYALDEMPTTLPQGTINMNQCTDVVDGEGRTGQKSSLCILTPEKEHFIRAETKETISGWLEMLMVYPRTNKQNQKKKRKVEPPTPQEPGPAKVAVTSSSSSSSIPSAEKVPTTKSTLWQEEMRAKDQPDGSSLSPAQSPSQSQPPAASSLREPGLESREEESAMSSDRMDCGRKVRVESGYFSLEKTKQDLKAEEQQLPPPLSPPSPSTPTNRYSCPESPSQELRHPPHLSGPGAPSRMVCSTSLGSLHTASRPSAHTDSAHPGGQGTERPGSAFAFKASRQYATLADVPKAIRISHREAFQVERRRLERRTRARSPGREEVARLFGNERRRSQVIEKFEALDIEKAEHMETNASAMPPPSSDTRQGRSEKRAFPRKRDFTSEAPTAPLSDASASPMSPHRRAKSLDRRSTESPMTPDLLNFKKGWLTKQYEDGQWKKHWFVLADQSLRYYRDSVAEEAADLDGEIDLSTCYDVTEYPVQRNYGFQIHTKEGEFTLSAMTSGIRRNWIQTIMKHVHPATAPDVTSSLPEEKNKSGSSLETCPRPSEKQEVEPGEPDPEQRRSRARERRREGRSKTFDWAEFRPIQQALAQERAARPPDTHEPGRSEAEPGELERERARRREERRKRFGMLDAPDGVGSEDAALRMEVDRSPGLPGPVDLKTQNVHVEIEQRWHQVETTPLREEKQVPIAPLHLPPEDGSDRLSAHELTSLLEKELEQSQKEASDLLEQNRLLQDQLRVALGREQSAREGYVLQTEVATSPSGAWQRLHKVNQDLQSELEAQCQRQELIAQQNQTLKRSYGEAKDAIRHHEAEIRSLQARLSSATAELAIKEQALAKLKGDLKLEQGRAREQLEQRQHSEAALSGQLRASEQKLQSAEALLLERTQELRGLETQQALQRDRQKEVQRLQARVAELSQQLGASEQAQRLVEEKLQRNYALLLQSCEEEKRALLRSLKEAEDRAGACEDRLQALQKETLSAKCEGSEQARRLEQQLEAREASLRQLAEHVQRLRDERDLARQRLQELTERAAALQEKLSGREADCQSLERSYRRVSSQLQSTHALLQEKEEELRRIKEVHEKVLEQKEQDLSEALVKMVALGSSLEETEMKLQEKEEILRKFADRPPTGTEEPSPAAPEDGEEEGGISLLGQRLEDEDPTAALGEEGGAGSPSREEGTVPPKAEDASSREGQLPSTAKPDPGAPGAKRQRIRFSTIQCQKYTHPEGSEKTWASSTSSDTSQDRSPSEESMCSEATPGAPPSASDPDTYLSIIHSLETKLYVTEEKLKDVTVRLESQQGQSRDALLALHQQWASAEAQLREQLRASLLQVGALAAQLEQERQERATSVESHVGELGDFQVKNSQALSCLESCREQLRALPRASQGDEQDPSTASLASVESALVSAIRALRPWPAPADGRAQGAWLEERRLVESGMAPRPELSEQEQVKLLSDQIALEASLISQIAESLKSTTLDVSRVLCEVSQAGESLPAAQSSAVSALAPAEAWARKVLVDGEFWSQVESLRKHLGTQGGEAAGASAGGQQYVPQGLAEATWVRAELSFATQSVRESFHHRLQSVQETLRGTQRALRQHKCMLGELLSAYQTPDFERVMQRVSEALGWPAGSEDDMRAAWDLSPLGEVLSPDVEGSPEPSRGPQQSSGALVAIQEELAQQLKEKASLLEEISAALPSLPPWESLGGCRRLLQASRELSYSTCLGGLGQYSSLLVQDAIVQAQVCYAACKIRLEYEKELRFYRESWQAGGATCQEPAAQAVGALREEYEELLRKQKSEYLEVIALVERENAELKAKVTQLGHQQRCLQEAESKHSESMCALQGRYEEEMRCVVEQLSRTESTLQAERSQVLRQLDASARDRQDMERQHVQQMQTLEDRFQLKVRELQTIHQEELRTLQEHCAHSLRCLQQTLGLHQRPPTQPEGLPAPSEADATTGLRERIQELEAQMGLMREELGHKELEGDAASLREKYQRDFENLKATCERGFAAMEETHQKKIEDLQRQHQRELEKLREEKDRLLAEETAATISAIEAMKNAHREEMERELEKSQRSQISSINSDIEALRRQYLEELQSVQRELEVLSEQYSQKCLENAHLAQALEAERQALRQCQRENQELNAHNQELNNRLAAELTRLRTLLTGDGGGEAAGSPLTQGKDAYELEVLLRVKESEIQYLKQEISSLKDELQTALRDKKYASDKYKDIYTELSIAKAKADCDISRLKEQLKAATEALGEKPPENAAVSGYDIMKSKSNPDFLKKDRSCVTRQLRNIRSKSLKEGLTVQERLKLFESRDLKTD, encoded by the exons cagcagcagcagcagcagcagcattccCAGCGCAGAGAAAGTCCCCACCACCAAGTCCACACTGTGGCAGGAAGAAATGAGGGCCAAGGACCAGCCGGACGGGAGCAGCCTGAGTCCGGCTCAGAGCCCCAGCCAGAGTCAGCCTCCTGCTGCCAGCTCCCTgcgggagccagggctggaaagCAGAGAAG AGGAGAGCGCCATGAGCAGCGACCGCATGGACTGTGGCCGCAAAGTTCGGGTGGAGAGCGGCTACTTCTCCCTGGAGAAGACCAAGCAGGACCTCAAGGCTGAGGAGCAGCAGCTTCCCCCGCCGCTctccccgcccagccccagcacccccaccAACAGGTATAGTTGCCCTGAGTCGCCCTCCCAGGAGCTCCGTCATCCCCCTCACCTCTCAGGTCCTGGAGCACCCAGCCGGATGGTCTGCAGCACCTCCCTCGGCTCCCTGCACACGGCCAGTCGGCCCTCTGCCCACACGGACTCTGCccaccctggggggcaggggacagagagacCGGGCAGTGCCTTTGCCTTTAAAGCCAGCAGGCAGTATGCCACCCTGGCCGACGTCCCCAAGGCCATCAGGATCAGCCACCGAGAAGCTTTCCAGGTGGAGAGAAGGCGGCTGGAGCGTAGGACTCGGGCCCGGAGCCCTGGCAGGGAAGAGGTGGCCCGTCTGTTTGGCAATGAGCGGAG GAGGTCCCAGGTAATTGAGAAATTCGAGGCCTTGGACATTGAGAAGGCAGAGCACATGGAGACCAATGCCTCAGCCATGCCCCCACCATCCAGCGACACTCGCCAGGGGCGCAGCGAGAAGAGGGCGTTCCCCAGGAAGCGG GATTTCACCAGCGAAGCCCCCACAGCTCCGCTCTCAGACGCCTCAGCCTCCCCCATGTCTCCACACCGAAGAGCCAAGTCACTGGACAGGCGGTCCACGGAGTCCCCCATGACG ccCGACCTGCTGAACTTCAAGAAAGGCTGGCTGACCAAGCAGTACGAGGATGGCCAG TGGAAGAAACACTGGTTTGTCCTTGCTGACCAGAGCCTGAGATACTACAGGGATTCCGTGGCCGAGGAG GCTGCTGACCTGGACGGGGAGATCGACTTGTCCACTTGTTATGACGTCACAGAGTATCCAGTCCAGAGAAATTACGGCTTCCAGATCCAT ACAAAGGAGGGCGAGTTCACCCTGTCGGCCATGACGTCAGGGATCCGGCGGAACTGGATCCAGACCATCATGAAGCATGTGCACCCGGCCACCGCCCCGGACGTGACCAG CTCCTTGCCGGAGGAGAAGAACAAGAGCGGCTCCTCTCTTGAGACCTGCCCAAGGCCCAGCGAGAAGCAGGAGGTGGAGCCCGGGGAGCCGGACCCCGAGCAGAGGAGGAGCCGCGCACGGGAGCGGAGGCGCGAGGGCCGCTCCAAGACCTTTGACTGGGCCGAGTTCCGCCCCATCCAGCAGGCCCTGGCTCAGGAGAGAGCTGCCAGGCCCCCTGACACGCATGAGCCTGGGCGCTCCGAGGCCGAGCCAGGCGAGCTGGAACGGGAACGCGCGCGGCGGCGGGAAGAGCGGCGAAAGCGTTTTGGGATGCTTGATGCTCCGGACGGGGTGGGCAGCGAGGACGCGGCCCTGCGCATGGAGGTGGACCGGAGCCCCGGGCTGCCTGGCCCCGTCGACCTCAAGACGCAGAACGTCCATGTGGAGATAGAGCAGCGGTGGCATCAGGTGGAGACCACGCCTCTGCGGGAAGAAAAGCAGGTGCCCATCGCCCCGCTGCACCTGCCCCCTGAGGACGGAAGCGACCGGCTCTCTGCACACGAGCTGACCTCCCTGCTGGAGAAGGAG ctggagcagagccagaaggAGGCCTCGGACCTTTTGGAGCAGAACCGGCTCCTGCAGGACCAGCTGAGGGTGGCCCTGGGCCGCGAGCAGAGTGCCCGAGAGGGCTACGTGTTGCAG ACTGAAGTGGCCACCTCCCCGTCGGGGGCCTGGCAGAGGCTCCATAAAGTCAACCAGGACCTGCAGAGCGAGCTGGAAGCCCAGTGCCAGCGCCAGGAGCTGATCGCGCAGCAGAATCAGACCCTGAAGCGTAGCTATGGGGAGGCCAAGGACGCGATCCGGCACCACGAGGCCGAGATCCGGAGCCTGCAGGCGAGGCTCAGCAGCGCCACCGCCGAGCTGGCCATCAAGGAGCAGGCGCTGGCCAAGCTCAAAGGCGACCTGAAGCTGGAGCAGGGCAGGGCCCGTGAGCAGCTGGAGCAGCGGCAGCACAGTGAGGCGGCGCTGAGCGGCCAGCTGAGGGCCAGTGAGCAGAAGCTGCAGAGCGCTGAGGCCCTGCTGCTGGAGCGGACCCAGGAGCTGCGGGGCCTGGAGACGCAGCAGGCCCTGCAGCGGGACCGGCAGAAGGAGGTGCAGCGGCTGCAGGCGCGCGTGGCCGAGCTCAGCCAGCAGCTGGGCGCCAGCGAGCAGGCGCAGCGGCTGGTGGAGGAGAAGCTGCAGCGGAATTACGCGCTGCTGCTGCAGAGCTGCGAGGAGGAGAAGCGGGCACTGCTGCGGAGCCTGAAGGAGGCGGAGGACCGGGCCGGCGCCTGCGAGGACCGGCTGCAGGCCCTGCAGAAGGAGACGCTGAGTGCCAAGTGTGAGGGCAGCGAGCAGGCGCGCCGgctggagcagcagctggaggcCCGGGAGGCCAGCCTGCGCCAGCTCGCCGAACACGTGCAGCGCCTTCGCGACGAGCGGGACCTCGCCAGGCAGCGGCTGCAGGAGCTGACGGAGCGCGCGGCCGCACTCCAGGAGAAGCTGAGCGGCCGGGAGGCCGACTGCCAGAGCCTGGAGCGCTCCTACCGCCGGGTCTCCAGCCAGCTGCAGAGCACGCACGCCCTGCtccaagagaaggaggaggagctgagGCGCATCAAGGAAGTGCACGAGAAAGTTCTGGAACAGAAAGAGCAGGACCTCAGCGAGGCTTTGGTTAAGATGGTTGCCTTGGGGAGCAGcttagaagagacagagatgaaacTCCAGGAAAAGGAAGAGATTTTGAGGAAATTTGCAGACAGGCCTCCGACGGGCACCGAGGAGCCCTCGCCGGCTGCCCCGGAAGATGGAGAGGAGGAGGGTGGCATCTCCCTTCTGGGCCAGCGGCTGGAGGACGAGGACCCCACGGCTGCCCTGGGGGAGGAAGGCGGCGCTGGCAGCCCCAGCAGAGAAGAGGGCACAGTGCCACCGAAGGCAGAGGACGCCtccagcagggaggggcagctgcCGAGCACAGCCAAGCCCGACCCGGGAGCACCTGGGGCTAAAAGGCAAAGAATCCGGTTCTCCACGATCCAGTGCCAAAAATACACCCACCCTGAGGGGTCCGAGAAGACCTGGGCCAGCAGCACCTCGTCCGACACCAGTCAGGACCGCTCGCCCTCAGAGGAGAGCATGTGCTCAGAGGCCACGCCTGGCGCCCCACCCTCAGCCAGCGACCCTGACACGTACCTGTCCATCATCCACTCCCTGGAGACCAAGCTCTACGTCACGGAGGAGAAGCTCAAGGACGTGACCGTGAGGCTGGAGAGCCAGCAGGGCCAGAGCCGGGATGCGCTGCTCGCGCTGCACCAGCAGTGGGCCAGCGCCGAGGCCCAGCTCCGCGAGCAGCTCCGTGCCAGCCTGCTGCAGGTCGGCGCCCTGGCCGCCCAGCTGGAGCAGGAAAGACAGGAGAGGGCCACGAGTGTCGAGAGCCATGTCGGGGAGCTGGGGGACTTCCAGGTGAAGAACAGCCAGGCCCTGTCGTGCCTAGAAAGCTGCCGAGAACAGCTGAGGGCCCTGCCGAGGGCCAGCCAGGGGGACGAGCAGGACCCCAGCACGGCCTCGCTGGCCAGCGTGGAGAGCGCGCTCGTGAGTGCCATCCGGGCCCTGCGGCCCTGGCCAGCCCCTGCCGatggcagggcccagggggcttGGCTGGAGGAGAGACGCCTGGTGGAGAGCGGGATGGCCCCTCGGCCAGAGCTGAGCGAGCaggagcaggtgaagctgctgtctgACCAGATAGCCCTGGAGGCGTCTCTGATCAGCCAGATCGCAGAGTCTCTGAAGAGCACTACCCTGGACGTGTCCCGCGTCCTCTGTGAGGTGTCTCAGGCAGGAGAGTCGCTGCCGGCGGCTCAGAGCAGCGCCGTCTCCGCCCTGGCCCCCgcagaggcctgggccaggaaGGTGCTGGTGGATGGCGAGTTCTGGAGCCAGGTGGAATccctgaggaagcacctggggacacagggaggagaggcagcTGGCGCCTCGGCCGGTGGGCAGCAGTACGTCCCCCAGGGCCTGGCGGAAGCCACGTGGGTCAGGGCGGAGCTCAGCTTTGCCACGCAGTCCGTGAGAGAGTCATTCCACCATCGGCTGCAGAGCGTTCAGGAGACCCTGAGGGGGACGCAGAGGGCCCTGCGGCAGCACAAGTGCATGCTGGGGGAGCTCCTGAGCGCCTACCAAACCCCAGACTTCGAGAGAGTGATGCAGCGGGTGTCAGAGGCCCTGGGGTGGCCGGCGGGCAGTGAGGACGACATGCGCGCAGCCTGGGACCTGAGCCCCTTGGGAGAAGTGCTGAGTCCAGACGTGGAGGGCTCCCCAGAGCCCTCCCGCGGGCCCCAGCAGAGCTCAGGAGCCCTTGTCGCCATCCAGGAAGAGCTGGCCCAGCAGCTGAAAGAGAAGGCCAGCCTCCTGGAGGAGATCTCCGCCGCTCTGCCCTCCCTGCCGCCCTGGGAGTCGCTCGGAGGTTGCCGGAGGCTGCTCCAGGCCTCCCGCGAGCTCTCGTAcagcacctgcctgggaggcctggggcagTACTCGTCGCTGCTGGTTCAAGACGCCATCGTCCAGGCGCAGGTGTGTTACGCGGCCTGCAAAATCCGGCTGGAGTATGAGAAGGAGCTCCGGTTCTACCGGGAGTCCTGGCAGGCCGGGGGTGCCACTTGCCAGGAGCCTGCGGCGCAGGCAGTCGGGGCCCTGCGGGAGGAGTACGAGGAACTCCTCCGCAAGCAGAAGAGCGAGTACCTGGAAGTGATCGCCCTCGTGGAAAGGGAAAACGCAGAGCTCAAGGCCAAAGTCACCCAGCTGGGCCACCAGCAGCGATGTCTGCAAGAAGCGGAAAGCAAGCACAGTGAGAGCATGTGTGCGCTGCAGGGCAGGTATGAGGAGGAGATGAGGTGTGtggtggagcagctgagcaggACCGAGAGCACGCTGCAGGCCGAGCGCAGCCAGGTGCTGAGGCAGCTGGACGCCTCGGCCAGGGACAGGCAGGACATGGAGCGGCAGCACGTGCAGCAGATGCAGACGCTGGAGGACCGCTTCCAGCTCAAGGTCAGGGAGCTGCAGACCATCCACCAGGAGGAGCTGAGGACCCTGCAGGAGCACTGCGCGCACAGCCTGCGCTGCCTGCAGCAGACCCTCGGCCTGCACCAGCGGCCCCCGACCCAGCCCGAGGGCCTGCCGGCCCCCAGCGAAGCCGACGCCACGACGGGCCTGCGGGAGCGCATCCAGGAGCTGGAGGCCCAGATGGGCCTCATGCGGGAGGAGCTGGGGCACAAGGAGCTGGAGGGCGACGCGGCCTCTCTGCGGGAGAAGTATCAGCGGGACTTTGAGAACCTCAAG GCCACGTGCGAGCGTGGGTTTGCCGCCATGGAAGAGACGCACCAGAAGAAGATCGAAGACCTGCAGAGGCAGCACCAGCGGGAGCTGGAGAAGCTTCGGGAGGAGAAGGACCGGCTCCTGGCCGAGGAGACCGCTGCCACCATCTCAG CCATCGAAGCCATGAAGAATGCCCACCGGGAGGAGATGGAGCGCGAGCTGGAGAAGAGCCAGCGCTCTCAGATCAGCAGCATCAACTCGGACATCGAGGCGCTGCGGCGGCAGTACCT GGAGGAGCTGCAGTCGGTGCAGCGGGAGCTGGAGGTGCTGTCGGAGCAGTACTCCCAGAAGTGCCTGGAGAATGCCCACCTGGCCCAGGCACTGGAGGCTGAGCGGCAGGCCCTGCGGCAGTGCCAGCGCGAGAACCAGGAGCTCAACGCCCACAACCAG GAGCTGAACAACCGCCTGGCTGCGGAGCTCACTCGGTTACGGACGCTGCTGACTGGGGATGGCGGCGGGGAGGCTGCTGGGTCCCCCCTGACGCAGGGCAAGGATGCCTACGAGTTAGAG GTCTTGCTGCGGGTCAAGGAGTCAGAGATACAGTACCTGAAACAGGAGATCAGCTCCCTCAAGGACGAGCTGCAGACGGCACTGCGG GACAAGAAGTACGCGAGTGACAAGTACAAAGACATCTACACGGAGCTCAGCATCGCCAAGGCGAAGGCAGACTGTGACATCAGCAGGTTGAAAGAGCAGCTGAAGGCAGCCACGGAAGCGCTGGGGGAGAAGCCCCCCGAGAACGCCGCAGTGTCGGGATATG ATATAATGAAGTCCAAGAGCAACCCTGACTTCCTGAAGAAGGACAGATCCTGTGTCACCCGGCAGCTCCGGAACATCAGGTCCAAG AGTCTGAAAGAAGGCCTGACGGTGCAGGAGCGGTTGAAGCTGTTTGAATCCAGGGACTTGAAGACAGACTGA